One region of Vibrio sp. FE10 genomic DNA includes:
- a CDS encoding TonB-dependent siderophore receptor, translating into MFSKSPLALVIGAVLASPAVLAETVKTDEHMVVEGRDYGYKADTNTTAMRMEATQLETPGQVSVIDEKVIDEQRATTLGDVLKNDASVSAGGTSRNRERFSLRGFSVESSSGFLKNGQQHWSHYRQPIELLERVEVLKGPSGLLYGISAPGGLINMVSKKPTYDTQVSLSQDIGSNDHTRTTLDVSGALNDDETLRGRAILSKESYGSWRTYGDGTEPQTERFVGGVFVDYDVTEDVTVSVHYDKTNDEGSVDSGALYTLDGNLVGSDKHIWDAQWSQIENDVENVGFDIAANLTDTWSVKTGFNYQDFERIDMESYPSFSNMNPDGTGTVTQGGNYRHDKWRFRTAYVDLTTTADLAGTEHQLLFGANWLGYSYYRGMDRFSSGEYAPDATVPAPSVGPTSLGKMSTYDTWGFYIQDLITINDEWQVLAGARFDRKVSEGVAEENVAPKLGVIYHPASNGSIYASYSESFEPQGVVSSGSRNYTNDGELLDAATGVSYEVGTKWELMDERLFVSGAVFDITQENISMDVEDTSSGDWTKTQGGEQVHRGAELAAQGFISEKFSMSGSAMYLDAEITNHETYEGNRPVDVPEFAASVWSTYAATNEVDVNLGLIYEGSRYGDSANTFKKDGYARVDMGAAYTLKYDDSLDFVARLTVENVFDKEYLAGGGSTSSSHQFAEDVVIGEGRNYMATLQVKY; encoded by the coding sequence ATGTTTTCAAAGAGCCCATTGGCTTTAGTGATCGGCGCAGTATTAGCTTCACCAGCAGTATTGGCAGAAACAGTAAAAACAGACGAGCACATGGTTGTTGAAGGTCGTGACTACGGTTACAAGGCCGACACAAACACAACAGCAATGCGCATGGAGGCGACTCAATTAGAGACTCCGGGACAAGTTTCAGTAATCGATGAAAAAGTCATCGATGAACAGCGTGCAACAACGTTAGGTGACGTTCTTAAGAATGACGCGAGTGTAAGTGCTGGTGGTACAAGCCGTAACCGTGAGCGTTTTTCTCTGCGTGGCTTCTCTGTAGAGAGTTCTTCAGGTTTCCTAAAGAATGGCCAACAACATTGGTCTCATTACCGCCAACCAATCGAACTTCTAGAGCGTGTTGAAGTACTTAAAGGTCCATCAGGCCTTCTTTACGGTATTTCTGCACCAGGTGGTTTGATCAACATGGTAAGCAAGAAGCCAACTTACGATACACAAGTAAGCCTTAGCCAAGACATCGGCTCTAATGATCACACTCGCACGACTCTAGATGTAAGTGGCGCATTAAACGATGACGAAACTTTACGCGGCCGCGCAATTCTATCTAAAGAAAGCTACGGATCTTGGAGAACATACGGTGATGGTACTGAACCACAAACAGAGCGTTTTGTTGGTGGTGTCTTCGTTGATTACGATGTAACTGAAGACGTAACGGTTTCTGTTCACTACGACAAGACTAACGACGAAGGTAGCGTAGATTCTGGTGCACTATACACACTAGACGGCAACTTAGTTGGTAGCGACAAGCACATCTGGGATGCACAATGGTCACAGATTGAAAACGATGTTGAGAACGTAGGTTTTGATATTGCCGCTAACCTAACTGATACATGGTCAGTAAAAACAGGTTTCAACTACCAAGATTTCGAACGTATTGATATGGAAAGCTACCCAAGCTTTTCTAATATGAACCCTGATGGAACGGGTACTGTGACTCAAGGCGGCAATTACCGTCATGACAAATGGCGTTTTAGAACGGCTTACGTCGATCTAACAACAACTGCAGATCTTGCGGGCACAGAGCACCAACTACTATTCGGCGCTAACTGGTTAGGTTACAGCTATTACCGTGGTATGGATCGTTTCAGCAGCGGCGAATACGCACCAGATGCAACGGTACCAGCACCGTCAGTGGGTCCAACATCGTTAGGTAAGATGAGTACTTACGATACTTGGGGTTTCTACATTCAAGATCTGATTACTATCAATGACGAATGGCAAGTTCTTGCGGGCGCTCGTTTCGACCGTAAAGTAAGTGAAGGCGTTGCAGAAGAAAACGTAGCACCTAAGCTTGGCGTGATTTACCACCCAGCATCAAACGGTAGTATTTACGCTTCTTACTCTGAAAGCTTTGAACCACAAGGTGTTGTTTCTAGCGGTAGCCGAAATTACACCAACGATGGCGAACTTCTTGATGCTGCGACAGGTGTATCTTACGAAGTCGGTACTAAGTGGGAACTGATGGACGAGCGTCTATTCGTTTCAGGTGCGGTATTTGATATTACTCAAGAAAATATCTCGATGGATGTAGAAGACACTTCATCAGGCGATTGGACGAAAACACAAGGTGGCGAACAAGTTCACCGTGGTGCTGAGTTAGCCGCGCAAGGCTTTATCTCTGAAAAATTCTCTATGTCTGGTTCTGCAATGTACTTAGATGCAGAAATCACGAACCATGAAACGTATGAAGGTAACCGTCCAGTTGATGTGCCTGAGTTTGCAGCAAGCGTTTGGTCTACTTACGCAGCAACCAATGAGGTTGATGTAAACCTTGGTCTTATCTACGAAGGTTCTCGCTATGGTGATAGTGCGAACACGTTCAAGAAAGATGGCTATGCTCGTGTCGATATGGGTGCAGCATACACACTTAAGTACGATGACTCTCTAGACTTCGTTGCTCGCCTAACAGTAGAGAACGTATTTGATAAAGAATACCTAGCGGGTGGTGGTTCAACTTCTTCAAGTCACCAGTTTGCAGAAGACGTAGTAATTGGCGAAGGCCGTAACTACATGGCGACTTTACAGGTGAAATACTAA
- a CDS encoding DUF3450 domain-containing protein, with translation MNLLKTSLALAISLVATSSMANSLDQAQSIQNKTNNASASSQKVIDKSSQATLMLQAEIERLQEEVKNLEIYHDHLAALVDSQDKESESYLAQIDEIKLTRQGVVPLMYKMIDGLQATIENDLPFKRQSRLNRVEKLRATMTRADVSDAEKYRRILEAYQIEVDYGIKLSSYASRVEISNDKVLEVDVLHLGRISLVARNLNGTQYWSWDQNSSQWQELDSSMKSELDKAFDIANKQASPSLITLPVSLTVAEVK, from the coding sequence ATGAATCTTTTAAAAACTAGCCTAGCACTTGCGATCAGTTTGGTTGCAACGTCTTCGATGGCAAACAGCTTGGATCAAGCTCAATCAATTCAAAACAAGACCAATAACGCGTCGGCTTCGAGCCAAAAGGTTATTGATAAAAGCTCACAAGCGACTTTAATGCTGCAAGCTGAGATTGAGCGTCTGCAAGAAGAAGTTAAAAACCTAGAAATCTATCATGACCATCTTGCCGCATTAGTAGATAGCCAAGATAAAGAGTCTGAAAGCTACCTAGCGCAAATCGACGAAATTAAACTGACACGTCAAGGCGTTGTGCCTTTGATGTACAAGATGATCGACGGCCTTCAAGCAACCATTGAAAACGATCTTCCGTTCAAAAGACAGAGTCGCCTGAATCGCGTAGAAAAGTTAAGAGCGACGATGACGCGCGCTGATGTCAGTGACGCTGAAAAATATCGCCGAATTCTAGAGGCGTATCAAATTGAAGTGGATTACGGTATCAAGCTCAGTTCTTACGCTAGCCGTGTTGAGATAAGTAATGACAAAGTACTTGAAGTTGATGTTTTACACCTTGGACGTATTTCACTGGTCGCACGTAACTTAAACGGCACTCAATATTGGTCTTGGGACCAAAATAGTTCGCAATGGCAAGAACTTGATTCTTCGATGAAATCTGAGCTTGATAAAGCCTTCGATATTGCTAACAAGCAAGCGTCACCTAGTTTGATTACTTTACCTGTTTCTTTAACTGTTGCGGAGGTTAAGTAA
- a CDS encoding MotA/TolQ/ExbB proton channel family protein, translating to MNLKPLAALLCITSISFSAFSASDTTAQLVNKAKSENRTQASHNVVREADFKKTEQELKAIKAQLEAKRTSVQNATDVLTQTFSDNENKLARLEEKLRLETGSLGELFGVVRQNAKDLDHELSDTVTNVDRAAYTETVYDIVDAKSLPSMPQLTGLWLSMMEQIQASSEISKSTVSLINDEGITESAEVYRLGSIGLVAEPGYVWWDSKHQDAIVYLKQPSNGPTMASLSSLVDGEVSNVVVDPSRGFMLEQLALEPSLTDRLQAGGVVGKVILGLLAIGLIIALVRGISLAIARQKIRAQLKNPEQAGDNPLGRVLAVYRKEQNQTVEALELRLLEAVVDEQTHLEKGLSMLKLLAALAPMLGLLGTVTGMIETFQVITQFGNGDPKVMAGGISMALVTTVLGLVAAMPLLLAHNILSTQSENIRNILEKQGIGLVAEQAEKTVESKAVVSPVGTAA from the coding sequence ATGAACTTAAAGCCATTAGCAGCATTGCTTTGTATTACTTCAATTTCATTTTCTGCTTTCTCAGCTTCTGATACGACTGCTCAGTTAGTTAATAAAGCAAAATCAGAAAATCGTACTCAAGCTTCCCACAATGTTGTCCGTGAAGCAGATTTCAAAAAGACAGAACAAGAACTCAAAGCGATCAAAGCACAGCTTGAAGCGAAACGTACATCTGTTCAAAACGCGACAGACGTTCTTACTCAAACCTTTAGTGATAACGAAAATAAACTGGCTCGTTTAGAAGAAAAACTACGCTTAGAGACAGGCAGCTTAGGTGAGTTGTTTGGTGTTGTTAGACAAAATGCGAAAGATCTCGATCATGAATTATCTGACACTGTCACTAATGTCGATCGAGCTGCTTACACTGAAACTGTTTATGACATTGTAGATGCTAAATCATTGCCATCGATGCCACAATTAACAGGCCTTTGGCTAAGCATGATGGAGCAAATCCAAGCGAGCTCAGAGATAAGCAAATCGACCGTTTCTCTTATTAATGATGAGGGAATCACTGAAAGTGCTGAAGTTTATCGCCTAGGTTCTATTGGTTTGGTTGCAGAACCAGGTTACGTATGGTGGGACTCCAAGCACCAAGATGCGATTGTTTACTTGAAGCAACCATCAAATGGCCCAACGATGGCATCGCTTTCTTCACTTGTGGATGGCGAAGTATCTAATGTCGTCGTCGATCCCTCACGTGGATTCATGCTAGAACAATTGGCTTTGGAACCAAGTTTAACTGATCGCCTTCAAGCTGGTGGTGTTGTTGGTAAAGTGATTCTTGGTTTACTGGCTATTGGCTTAATCATCGCATTGGTTCGTGGTATTTCTCTCGCTATCGCTCGTCAAAAAATTCGCGCACAACTTAAGAATCCTGAGCAAGCAGGCGACAACCCTCTAGGCCGTGTTCTTGCAGTTTACAGAAAAGAGCAAAACCAAACGGTTGAAGCACTAGAGCTACGACTTTTAGAAGCGGTTGTTGATGAACAGACTCACTTAGAGAAAGGTTTATCGATGCTCAAACTGCTAGCAGCACTTGCACCAATGCTTGGCTTGTTGGGCACAGTAACCGGCATGATCGAAACATTCCAAGTGATCACACAGTTTGGTAATGGCGACCCTAAAGTCATGGCGGGTGGTATTTCAATGGCGCTTGTAACAACCGTACTTGGCCTGGTTGCTGCAATGCCACTGCTATTAGCACACAACATCCTTAGCACTCAGTCAGAGAACATTCGCAATATTCTTGAGAAGCAGGGCATTGGCCTTGTTGCTGAGCAGGCAGAAAAGACAGTTGAATCAAAAGCTGTTGTTTCACCAGTTGGGACTGCTGCGTAA
- a CDS encoding MotA/TolQ/ExbB proton channel family protein — protein sequence MDILSGSLLPASWLTSDWLLSLSSFMEQGGFVLWWLAAVVLVYWVLVVERVLYLAFYFPKQRQAWITKWHEREDHSSWHAKAIREGWLGQASILLNQNLNFIKLLVAICPMLGLLGTVTGMISVFDVMATQGSSDPKLMASGISLATLPTMAGMVAALAGMFVHARLAKVCNRLELKLEKSLRSQR from the coding sequence ATGGATATTTTGTCGGGTTCTCTATTACCAGCGAGTTGGTTAACGAGTGACTGGCTGCTGTCTTTATCAAGCTTTATGGAGCAGGGCGGTTTCGTCCTGTGGTGGCTAGCGGCTGTTGTCCTAGTGTATTGGGTGCTTGTGGTAGAGCGCGTGCTTTATCTTGCATTCTACTTTCCAAAACAACGCCAAGCTTGGATTACAAAGTGGCATGAAAGAGAAGATCACTCTTCTTGGCATGCTAAAGCCATTCGTGAAGGTTGGTTGGGGCAAGCGAGTATCTTACTTAACCAAAACTTGAATTTTATTAAGCTGTTAGTCGCAATATGTCCGATGTTGGGCTTGTTAGGTACCGTTACCGGTATGATCTCTGTTTTTGATGTCATGGCGACTCAAGGAAGCAGTGACCCCAAATTGATGGCTTCAGGTATCTCGTTAGCAACACTGCCTACAATGGCAGGTATGGTTGCTGCTTTAGCGGGCATGTTTGTTCATGCACGCTTAGCGAAAGTGTGTAACCGTTTAGAATTAAAATTAGAAAAATCTTTAAGGAGTCAACGATGA
- a CDS encoding ExbD/TolR family protein: MRLGRRHSKNEEAQIDLTSMLDIVFIMLIFFIVTSSFVRESGVEVNRPQASNVVSQKDAGIFVAITSANDIFIDKRVVDVERVQATLEHLLLEQPDASLVIQADEHAYNGTVVKVMDAAKGAGVKNIALAAEKR, from the coding sequence ATGAGACTCGGTCGACGTCATTCTAAAAACGAAGAGGCTCAAATAGACCTTACTTCGATGCTTGATATCGTATTTATCATGCTTATTTTCTTTATTGTGACCAGTTCATTTGTTCGTGAATCAGGGGTGGAGGTGAATCGCCCACAAGCGTCTAACGTAGTAAGCCAAAAAGATGCGGGCATCTTTGTTGCGATTACTTCTGCGAATGACATCTTCATCGATAAACGTGTTGTTGATGTTGAACGTGTTCAAGCGACGTTAGAGCATTTATTGCTAGAACAACCTGATGCTTCTTTGGTCATTCAAGCGGATGAACACGCTTACAACGGAACCGTTGTTAAAGTGATGGACGCCGCTAAAGGGGCGGGTGTTAAAAACATTGCGCTTGCTGCTGAAAAGCGATGA
- a CDS encoding energy transducer TonB, with product MIRLFLALPLAGALGLALFSFMAWMVDNGHQRSPDNSETLSFNMVMVEAEQEVQRRQRAVPEQPEMPEPPPEAQTSQSQAEVTPLNSMSSLPSLDLNTSVDGLAINAPTFSDFGSNQQAMPLYRVEPRYPAKALKRGAEGHVIMSFTIDETGRPIDIQVTDANPRRMFEREAIRALKKWKYQPKVVDGKAIAQVGQTVKLEFKLAK from the coding sequence ATGATTCGCCTATTTCTTGCTTTACCATTAGCGGGTGCATTGGGTTTAGCGCTGTTTTCTTTCATGGCTTGGATGGTTGATAATGGCCACCAGCGTTCACCAGACAACAGTGAGACGTTAAGTTTCAACATGGTAATGGTTGAAGCTGAACAAGAAGTCCAGAGAAGACAACGCGCAGTTCCTGAACAGCCAGAAATGCCAGAGCCGCCACCAGAAGCGCAAACGTCTCAGTCACAAGCTGAAGTCACGCCTCTGAACTCGATGTCTTCACTGCCTTCATTGGATTTGAATACTTCGGTTGATGGCCTAGCGATTAACGCGCCGACATTTTCTGATTTTGGATCAAACCAACAGGCAATGCCTTTGTATCGAGTAGAACCTCGTTACCCAGCAAAAGCGCTTAAGCGTGGTGCTGAAGGGCATGTCATTATGTCTTTTACCATCGATGAAACGGGACGCCCAATTGATATTCAAGTCACTGACGCGAACCCACGTCGTATGTTTGAACGTGAAGCGATAAGAGCACTTAAAAAATGGAAATATCAACCGAAAGTCGTGGATGGAAAAGCGATAGCTCAGGTTGGTCAAACCGTGAAACTAGAGTTTAAGTTGGCAAAATGA
- a CDS encoding tetratricopeptide repeat protein gives MMKQIWILVGLLLMPLTTQAKELTQYTAIRVQKAHKLAQDEQVKQAIDVLAGLELSKGYDKAYVARMLGVFYWQDGKTDTAIKQLTYAVDSNLLVDEQAWITKRMLADLLLNDQQFAEALPHYYELVKSAPETEKKDTLWMRIAQAEYQIENWSKVLVAIGNHDKFNSKPELSPLSLKLGAQLQLKQWKQSIPTLESLIELQPEKDNWWRQLVGIQLRLERNRDALNTLALADLQGVELKNSDRRLLAQLYAKRGIPERAAQEIAKLDDANSDVQLLAEQATYWQLAKEWDSAIEVWTLASKKDTQYHWNVAQLLVQQGYYDRALVVLDKVKDKNKQADVALAKVRSWYKLKNLDNALAQAKRANNIEPSSEAKGWIKYLTQLRTVSDNGNV, from the coding sequence ATGATGAAACAGATATGGATATTAGTGGGCTTGTTGTTAATGCCCCTTACAACACAAGCAAAAGAGCTAACTCAATATACTGCTATTCGTGTTCAAAAGGCGCATAAGCTTGCTCAAGATGAACAGGTTAAACAGGCGATTGACGTACTTGCAGGCTTGGAGCTTTCGAAAGGCTACGATAAAGCGTACGTAGCGCGTATGCTTGGCGTGTTTTACTGGCAAGATGGTAAAACCGACACGGCAATTAAGCAGCTTACTTATGCGGTCGACAGTAATTTACTGGTGGATGAGCAAGCTTGGATAACCAAGCGCATGCTTGCTGATCTATTACTAAACGATCAGCAGTTTGCAGAAGCGCTTCCGCACTATTATGAGTTAGTAAAATCTGCGCCAGAGACAGAAAAGAAAGACACGCTTTGGATGCGAATTGCACAAGCTGAATACCAAATTGAAAACTGGTCGAAAGTACTAGTAGCCATTGGTAATCATGACAAGTTCAATTCAAAACCAGAGTTGTCTCCTCTATCGCTAAAACTGGGTGCACAACTACAGTTAAAGCAGTGGAAGCAATCTATTCCAACACTGGAAAGCCTTATCGAACTTCAACCAGAAAAAGACAACTGGTGGCGTCAACTTGTAGGTATTCAGTTAAGACTAGAACGTAACCGCGATGCATTGAACACGTTAGCGCTGGCTGATCTACAAGGTGTTGAGCTGAAAAACTCAGACCGTAGGCTGCTTGCTCAATTGTATGCGAAACGAGGTATTCCAGAGCGTGCTGCTCAAGAAATCGCAAAATTAGATGATGCGAACAGCGATGTTCAACTTCTGGCGGAGCAAGCAACTTACTGGCAGCTAGCGAAAGAGTGGGACAGTGCCATTGAAGTGTGGACGTTAGCGTCTAAAAAAGACACTCAATATCATTGGAACGTGGCTCAGTTATTGGTTCAGCAAGGTTATTACGACAGAGCGCTGGTTGTTTTAGACAAAGTGAAAGACAAAAACAAACAAGCCGACGTTGCATTGGCGAAAGTACGTTCATGGTACAAGCTAAAGAACCTTGATAACGCGCTTGCTCAAGCGAAACGTGCGAACAACATTGAACCTTCTTCTGAAGCAAAAGGTTGGATTAAATATCTGACTCAGCTACGAACAGTCAGTGATAACGGAAACGTCTAA
- a CDS encoding PepSY-associated TM helix domain-containing protein encodes MSLKSRAVQSWARRLHVYISMALLFVVLFFSVTGITLNRPELFESTQPNIQRSTLTLPTSLFSIQDGRLKADETAFETFLFEEANLSGVPSGLDIYAEIEDGELLIGEVSMDFKGPGYNASVFVDVASEMVEVETTNYGVIALLNDLHKGRNSGEVWKWFIDITALLMIFFVLTGVCLLLPKKKTLNTSIKWTVFGSAISLAIYFVAVP; translated from the coding sequence ATGTCGTTAAAAAGTAGGGCGGTTCAATCATGGGCTCGTCGACTTCATGTTTATATTTCAATGGCGCTTCTGTTCGTGGTTCTTTTCTTCTCAGTGACAGGTATCACCCTTAATCGACCTGAGTTATTTGAATCAACCCAACCCAATATTCAACGGTCTACGTTAACGCTTCCTACAAGTTTATTTTCAATCCAAGACGGGCGATTAAAAGCTGATGAAACGGCCTTTGAAACGTTTCTGTTTGAAGAAGCCAACCTATCGGGCGTTCCTTCAGGTTTAGATATCTACGCAGAGATTGAAGACGGTGAGTTGCTCATCGGCGAAGTGTCTATGGACTTCAAAGGCCCTGGTTACAACGCCTCTGTGTTCGTTGACGTGGCGTCTGAAATGGTGGAAGTCGAAACCACCAATTACGGCGTTATCGCGTTGTTGAACGATCTACACAAAGGTCGTAACAGCGGTGAAGTTTGGAAATGGTTCATCGATATCACTGCGCTACTGATGATCTTCTTTGTACTTACTGGCGTGTGCTTACTGTTACCTAAGAAAAAAACGCTCAATACCTCCA